A genomic stretch from Candidatus Methanomassiliicoccus intestinalis Issoire-Mx1 includes:
- a CDS encoding HD domain-containing protein, whose product MALKIAGKCNADIPLITAGALLHDIGRSKTHGLFHASYGADLLSGQGIPEPIVAVVRKHTGAGFTSDEARELNLPDADYMPSTLEEKIVCHADNLVSGTNIVKSKDKINIELSKGHESTAGRIADMHKELSSLCGIDIDMLLEN is encoded by the coding sequence GTGGCACTAAAAATCGCAGGAAAATGCAATGCAGATATACCGCTCATAACTGCAGGCGCATTACTGCATGACATAGGCCGCTCAAAAACGCATGGATTGTTTCATGCATCATATGGTGCGGACCTGCTGAGCGGCCAAGGCATACCCGAACCTATTGTAGCCGTGGTACGTAAGCATACAGGTGCTGGTTTTACTTCAGATGAAGCACGGGAACTTAATCTCCCTGATGCAGATTACATGCCTTCAACTCTGGAAGAAAAGATTGTATGCCATGCAGATAATCTGGTATCAGGCACAAACATTGTCAAATCAAAGGATAAGATAAATATAGAATTATCAAAGGGGCATGAAAGCACTGCAGGCCGCATAGCGGATATGCATAAGGAATTATCGAGTCTATGTGGCATAGACATCGATATGCTATTAGAAAATTAA
- the trxA gene encoding thioredoxin, with protein sequence MDELEAIRERKLKELMNEAEWPTAPIKTTDANFLDVVNKYDVVVIDCWAPWCKPCRAMGPIIDELVETLKGKVAFGKLDTDQNQRTAMRFEIESIPTLLVYKSGKLVNRLIGLRPKEEIIAYLRPLIDKN encoded by the coding sequence ATGGATGAGTTAGAGGCTATCCGTGAAAGAAAGCTTAAAGAACTTATGAACGAGGCAGAATGGCCAACAGCTCCTATTAAGACAACAGATGCCAATTTTCTGGATGTCGTAAACAAGTATGATGTTGTAGTTATCGACTGCTGGGCTCCATGGTGCAAGCCATGCAGGGCAATGGGGCCGATAATTGATGAGCTTGTTGAAACATTGAAAGGAAAGGTTGCATTCGGCAAACTGGATACAGATCAGAACCAGCGCACTGCCATGAGATTTGAGATAGAATCCATCCCTACTCTTCTGGTATACAAAAGCGGCAAGCTAGTCAACAGATTAATAGGGCTGAGACCAAAGGAAGAGATTATTGCCTATCTGCGTCCATTAATCGATAAAAATTGA
- the thiE gene encoding thiamine phosphate synthase, producing MKFTKESLKLYVITDRSWIGNRSMSEEVEKTLKAGATCLQIREKNISYDEYVSKSIELRKICNKYNVPFIVNDNIEVALASGADGVHVGQNDILNKNVRSIIGSDKILGISVNSIELAIAAEKAGADYIGVGSIQLSPTKGESKILSTEYVNEICNSVSIPVVAIGGINEQNIPILKGIGIAGVAVISAVFGKEDVAEATYKLRKLVDEYI from the coding sequence TTGAAGTTTACTAAAGAATCTCTAAAGTTATATGTCATCACAGATCGCAGCTGGATTGGAAACAGGTCGATGTCTGAAGAAGTGGAAAAAACACTGAAAGCAGGTGCTACATGCCTGCAGATAAGAGAGAAAAATATCAGTTACGATGAGTACGTCTCCAAATCAATTGAACTCAGGAAAATATGCAACAAGTACAATGTTCCGTTCATAGTCAATGATAACATTGAAGTAGCATTAGCCAGCGGCGCTGACGGTGTTCATGTAGGACAGAACGATATTTTGAATAAAAATGTAAGATCCATAATCGGCAGTGATAAAATTCTAGGAATATCTGTAAATTCAATAGAGCTGGCGATTGCCGCAGAAAAAGCAGGAGCGGATTACATTGGAGTAGGTTCGATTCAGCTTTCTCCAACAAAGGGTGAATCAAAGATACTTTCCACAGAATATGTAAATGAAATATGCAATTCTGTATCTATTCCGGTTGTAGCAATTGGCGGAATTAATGAGCAGAATATACCAATATTAAAAGGAATTGGAATTGCCGGTGTTGCAGTTATATCTGCAGTGTTTGGCAAAGAAGACGTTGCTGAAGCAACTTATAAGCTCAGAAAACTAGTTGATGAGTACATATGA
- a CDS encoding ArsR family transcriptional regulator — MNRIKVINEPSELVPMLRAVDTSIKRDVLKEVTLEWRTVKDIEEKFGEDGAEALKFFEKMKLVETRWQSTSGSFPEKAYHTYYTSFHINASWPVYEISDVLAVAMMSEADFEKLEKELYDEVGPEGRFAGDIAEKMGITSTMLRSLVKRSVRLDYRGHRIERLKE, encoded by the coding sequence ATGAACAGAATTAAGGTAATCAACGAGCCCTCGGAGCTTGTTCCAATGTTGCGGGCCGTAGATACCAGCATAAAACGGGACGTATTGAAAGAGGTAACACTTGAATGGCGTACTGTTAAAGATATTGAGGAGAAATTTGGCGAAGACGGTGCTGAGGCCCTCAAATTCTTTGAGAAGATGAAGCTGGTAGAAACGAGATGGCAATCGACAAGCGGATCGTTCCCTGAAAAAGCTTATCATACATACTATACTTCTTTCCACATCAACGCGTCTTGGCCAGTTTATGAGATCTCAGATGTATTGGCAGTAGCGATGATGTCTGAAGCAGATTTTGAGAAACTTGAAAAAGAGCTTTATGATGAGGTCGGACCAGAAGGGCGTTTTGCTGGAGATATCGCTGAAAAAATGGGTATAACCTCAACAATGCTGAGAAGCTTGGTTAAGCGTTCTGTACGTCTTGACTATCGCGGACACAGGATTGAACGTTTGAAGGAGTGA
- a CDS encoding helix-turn-helix domain-containing protein, with the protein MSLESELMAGIVREEGGFRNSLKKILEEDLQMSVNEFCSKTGLSTSTIYKLMSESREPNLRTVREIIRAIRRIENKPYGNFIAVIAARPVLNKIEERIIKIEGREILVKEYPANSMEDAIISAVMAERDGALAIVCAPIVAPTIEKILTIPVSIVIPRESILKAIGRAANETL; encoded by the coding sequence ATGTCTCTCGAAAGCGAACTGATGGCAGGAATCGTAAGAGAAGAAGGCGGCTTTAGAAACTCTCTGAAAAAGATTTTGGAAGAAGATCTTCAGATGAGCGTCAATGAATTCTGTTCTAAAACAGGCTTATCCACATCTACAATATACAAGCTGATGAGCGAATCCAGAGAACCAAATCTGCGTACAGTCAGAGAGATTATCAGAGCAATACGCAGAATTGAGAATAAGCCGTATGGAAATTTTATTGCAGTGATTGCTGCAAGGCCTGTTCTGAATAAAATAGAAGAGCGGATAATCAAGATAGAAGGCCGTGAGATTCTTGTTAAAGAGTACCCGGCAAACAGTATGGAAGATGCGATCATCTCCGCAGTTATGGCTGAACGGGACGGAGCTCTTGCAATAGTCTGCGCTCCAATTGTAGCCCCAACAATTGAGAAGATTCTTACAATACCAGTATCAATCGTAATCCCGAGGGAAAGCATACTGAAAGCGATTGGAAGAGCAGCGAATGAGACTCTTTAA
- a CDS encoding ABC transporter permease — protein MAQEYLTTPINKIQKEKRKGYAVKLGYIAISIAALILTWWALAVVFDKSYFPTPPEVFEALIQSFDNVPGIGLSMSTQLFSSLERFVFGFLLALVTAVPVGLLLGHSKRAEMLFTPAIEIIRPIPPMAWVPLFFLAFGVFLGPVLTIFIGAFFPILSNVVFGVKSVDKNLIDASKTFGASKLQTFSKVIFPSTIPHMMTGISVGLGIGWMCIVSAEMIGAKGGGLGFIIQSCYNLGLYDFMFAGMVMIGILGILTALLGKFIENEVARWMGMK, from the coding sequence ATGGCTCAAGAATATTTGACTACCCCAATTAATAAAATACAAAAGGAGAAAAGAAAAGGATATGCCGTAAAACTCGGATATATTGCCATATCTATTGCCGCACTAATATTAACATGGTGGGCACTTGCTGTAGTTTTTGATAAATCCTATTTTCCGACACCGCCAGAAGTGTTCGAGGCATTGATTCAGTCATTTGATAATGTTCCGGGAATTGGTTTATCAATGTCCACACAGCTATTCTCAAGTCTTGAAAGATTTGTATTTGGTTTCCTTCTCGCACTCGTCACTGCAGTGCCTGTTGGATTATTGCTGGGTCACTCAAAACGTGCAGAGATGCTGTTTACTCCAGCAATAGAAATCATAAGACCCATTCCACCTATGGCATGGGTACCGCTGTTCTTCTTAGCTTTTGGAGTGTTTCTGGGGCCAGTGCTGACTATATTCATCGGTGCATTTTTCCCGATACTGTCTAATGTAGTATTTGGAGTGAAAAGTGTTGACAAAAACTTGATCGACGCATCCAAAACATTTGGAGCCAGCAAACTGCAAACTTTTTCAAAAGTGATCTTTCCTTCAACGATACCCCATATGATGACTGGAATATCTGTAGGACTGGGAATCGGGTGGATGTGTATTGTTTCTGCGGAAATGATCGGCGCTAAGGGCGGCGGATTAGGATTCATAATTCAGTCATGTTATAACCTGGGTCTCTATGACTTCATGTTTGCAGGAATGGTAATGATTGGAATCCTGGGAATTCTTACAGCGCTGCTTGGGAAATTCATAGAAAATGAGGTGGCAAGATGGATGGGAATGAAGTAA
- a CDS encoding PRC-barrel domain-containing protein codes for MLEEASELMGLQVYTSAGIYLGNVTNLVIDIDKKKVEGLFINETNPLLVEESKAVSVPFRWIQSIGDIIILRYFPKRVSSKKPAAKI; via the coding sequence ATGCTTGAGGAAGCCTCAGAATTAATGGGATTGCAGGTTTATACATCTGCAGGAATCTATCTAGGAAATGTCACAAATCTGGTTATAGATATTGATAAGAAAAAAGTAGAAGGGTTGTTTATAAATGAAACCAATCCGCTTCTTGTCGAAGAATCTAAAGCGGTGAGTGTTCCTTTCAGGTGGATACAGTCAATCGGGGACATTATTATCCTTAGATACTTCCCAAAGAGAGTCAGCAGCAAGAAACCAGCTGCAAAAATCTAA
- a CDS encoding ABC transporter ATP-binding protein, with protein sequence MDGNEVILSMKNIYKEYPKDDEILQVLEDITFDVKEGELVCVLGPSGCGKTTLLRIIAGLVDKTSGSIVVDGEEVTGPGPNRGMVFQDFALFPWRTVQKNVEFGLEIKKIPPEERTKIASQFIHLVGLDGFEKSHPSELSGGMKQRVGIARALANNPHILLMDEPFGALDSQTRNQMQTELLRIQDETEKTIVFITHSVDESVFLADRILILSARPGHIVKEYNIDLPRPRDRGDPKFIEIRKSILADLEQQRKDSL encoded by the coding sequence ATGGATGGGAATGAAGTAATCCTAAGCATGAAAAACATCTACAAGGAATATCCCAAAGATGATGAGATCCTGCAGGTTCTTGAAGATATAACCTTTGATGTCAAGGAAGGAGAACTCGTCTGTGTTCTTGGTCCATCTGGATGTGGAAAAACCACTCTGCTTCGAATCATAGCAGGTCTTGTGGATAAAACATCAGGGAGCATCGTTGTAGATGGTGAGGAAGTTACCGGGCCTGGACCAAACCGCGGAATGGTATTCCAGGACTTTGCATTATTTCCTTGGAGAACTGTACAGAAAAATGTGGAGTTTGGATTGGAAATTAAAAAAATCCCTCCTGAAGAGAGGACAAAAATCGCCTCTCAATTCATACATCTAGTCGGTCTTGATGGATTTGAAAAATCTCATCCTTCTGAATTATCCGGAGGTATGAAACAGAGAGTTGGAATTGCCAGAGCACTTGCCAACAATCCACACATACTTTTAATGGACGAACCGTTTGGTGCTTTAGACTCTCAGACAAGGAACCAGATGCAGACTGAGCTGCTGAGAATTCAGGATGAAACTGAAAAAACGATAGTATTCATCACTCATTCAGTGGACGAATCTGTATTCCTTGCAGACCGTATTTTGATATTAAGTGCAAGACCTGGTCACATTGTAAAAGAATACAATATCGACCTGCCGAGGCCAAGGGATAGAGGGGACCCAAAATTCATTGAGATAAGAAAATCAATTTTAGCAGATTTAGAACAGCAGCGGAAAGACTCTCTTTAA
- the thiM gene encoding hydroxyethylthiazole kinase, with product MSKNKERNYMFSDIMKNVKAKSPLINVITNFVTVNDCANILLAAGASPCMAYDIREVEDIVSISQGLVINLGAIEDDRAMLLSTKKANEMKIPVIFDPVAAGASRLRNDLCTEFLQNVKFSVIRGNISEIKSLALGSSTTKGVDAADADEITENNISEVVKMAKSLSEKTGSVIAISGKTDVVADHQRAYIIKNGHPMMALITGSGCMLTTLICAYCAANPDRIFESTAAAVCTMGVCGEYAYQKTIDTDTGTSSFRNYLIDYVSKLDSEMIEERMKLEVY from the coding sequence GTGTCCAAAAACAAGGAGAGAAATTATATGTTTTCAGATATCATGAAAAATGTAAAGGCAAAGTCTCCCCTGATCAATGTAATTACTAATTTTGTCACGGTGAATGACTGTGCTAACATCCTGCTTGCAGCTGGTGCATCACCATGCATGGCTTATGACATTAGAGAAGTAGAAGACATTGTTTCAATAAGTCAAGGCCTTGTAATCAATTTAGGAGCTATAGAAGACGATCGGGCAATGCTTCTTTCAACAAAAAAAGCCAATGAAATGAAGATACCAGTAATTTTTGACCCGGTGGCCGCTGGTGCAAGCAGACTCCGTAATGATTTATGCACTGAGTTTCTGCAAAATGTAAAATTTTCAGTTATCCGCGGAAATATTTCTGAAATAAAATCATTAGCACTTGGAAGCTCAACGACTAAAGGCGTAGATGCTGCGGACGCGGATGAAATTACTGAGAATAATATTTCAGAAGTCGTAAAAATGGCTAAATCATTGAGTGAAAAAACCGGTTCGGTTATTGCGATATCGGGAAAGACAGATGTGGTGGCTGACCACCAAAGAGCATATATTATAAAAAACGGACATCCGATGATGGCATTAATCACCGGAAGCGGCTGCATGCTGACAACACTCATATGCGCATATTGTGCCGCAAATCCAGACAGGATTTTTGAATCAACTGCTGCGGCAGTATGTACAATGGGGGTGTGCGGAGAGTATGCTTATCAAAAAACAATAGATACAGACACCGGAACATCATCGTTTAGGAATTACCTGATAGATTATGTCAGCAAATTAGACAGTGAGATGATCGAGGAGCGTATGAAACTTGAAGTTTACTAA
- a CDS encoding NAD(P)/FAD-dependent oxidoreductase — MDFTSDVTIIGSGPAGLQAAIHASRRKANVILIGKLTESALWKADIENYFGIQSATGEDLLNISLEQAKSFGTVFLEEEVTSLEKKDTGFVVNTDNGKSILSKSVVLAVGVSRKKLGVPGEKEFFGKGVSYCASCDAGFYKNKIVGVVGDGSEAGESAVLLSKYASNVYWISSGRSVSQYMLDKVNQASINLIDADVIEIIGENRVAGVKLDNGAGINMDGVFIALGAKGSMELALDLDIMPDIDGRIPVDADCKTSLDGVYACGDVTGKPYQVARAVGQGCIAGDNAAKFAMR, encoded by the coding sequence ATGGATTTTACATCAGATGTAACGATCATTGGATCAGGTCCTGCCGGACTTCAGGCAGCCATTCACGCTTCACGCAGAAAAGCAAATGTCATTCTTATCGGTAAACTAACGGAATCTGCCCTTTGGAAAGCAGATATTGAGAACTATTTCGGCATACAATCTGCAACTGGAGAAGATCTTCTAAACATCAGTTTAGAACAGGCAAAAAGTTTTGGTACCGTGTTTCTAGAGGAAGAAGTCACATCTCTTGAGAAAAAAGATACCGGCTTTGTAGTAAACACAGACAATGGAAAATCAATTCTTTCAAAGTCAGTTGTCTTAGCTGTCGGAGTATCCCGCAAGAAGCTGGGAGTTCCAGGAGAGAAAGAGTTCTTTGGCAAAGGTGTTTCATACTGCGCTTCTTGTGATGCTGGATTTTATAAGAATAAAATAGTCGGAGTAGTAGGAGATGGAAGTGAAGCGGGAGAGTCTGCAGTCTTATTATCCAAATATGCTTCAAATGTCTACTGGATCTCATCTGGCAGATCTGTATCTCAATATATGTTAGACAAAGTGAACCAAGCTTCAATTAATCTGATCGATGCAGATGTGATAGAAATCATTGGTGAAAATAGAGTTGCAGGAGTTAAATTGGATAACGGCGCTGGTATAAACATGGACGGTGTTTTTATAGCACTGGGCGCCAAAGGCTCAATGGAGCTGGCTCTTGATCTGGACATCATGCCGGATATAGATGGAAGAATACCGGTTGATGCGGATTGCAAGACCTCGCTGGATGGAGTCTACGCCTGTGGAGATGTAACCGGTAAGCCGTATCAGGTAGCCAGGGCAGTAGGTCAAGGCTGCATCGCTGGAGACAATGCTGCTAAGTTTGCAATGAGGTGA
- a CDS encoding tRNA (cytidine(56)-2'-O)-methyltransferase, which translates to MQEIYILRLGHRPERDKRITTHVALTARAFGAKGIFVSTKDEVLENSIRSVVDRFGGDFTIETGTKWRDFMRKFDGIKVHLTMYGTHIDDGIPKVKADVRNKMLIVVGAEKVPPEVYQWADYNIGVGNQPHSEVAALAVFLDRYQDRQALQKDFEGNTTVIPCERGKNVVIKDSE; encoded by the coding sequence ATGCAGGAAATATATATCCTGCGTCTTGGGCATCGTCCCGAGCGCGATAAACGAATCACAACACATGTTGCGCTTACTGCTAGAGCCTTTGGGGCTAAAGGTATCTTTGTATCGACAAAAGATGAAGTTTTAGAAAACAGCATTCGTTCCGTAGTCGATCGCTTTGGCGGGGATTTTACTATTGAAACAGGCACAAAGTGGAGAGACTTTATGCGTAAATTCGATGGTATCAAAGTGCATCTGACAATGTATGGCACCCATATTGATGATGGGATTCCAAAAGTAAAAGCAGATGTCCGAAATAAGATGCTGATTGTGGTTGGGGCTGAAAAAGTGCCTCCAGAAGTTTATCAATGGGCCGATTATAACATCGGTGTAGGAAATCAGCCTCATTCTGAAGTTGCAGCGCTCGCAGTATTTTTAGACAGATATCAGGACAGACAGGCGCTTCAGAAAGATTTTGAAGGCAACACAACTGTCATTCCATGCGAAAGAGGGAAGAACGTTGTTATCAAAGATTCCGAGTGA
- a CDS encoding winged helix-turn-helix transcriptional regulator, which translates to MTKRLENEVSLLERHVKMLKTIKENEPIGIIRLAELLGHPQHKVRYSLRILEQEGLIVPSPDGAVTTEKFDEFMKDIDRLLEDMEKAVNRLKIELKSP; encoded by the coding sequence ATCACAAAAAGGCTGGAAAATGAAGTTAGCCTTCTAGAACGTCATGTCAAAATGCTGAAAACAATTAAAGAAAACGAGCCAATTGGAATCATCAGACTGGCAGAACTGCTAGGTCACCCCCAGCATAAAGTAAGATACTCATTAAGAATTTTAGAACAGGAAGGGCTCATTGTTCCATCACCTGATGGTGCAGTCACTACAGAAAAATTTGATGAATTTATGAAAGATATCGACAGACTGCTGGAAGATATGGAAAAGGCGGTTAATAGATTGAAAATTGAGCTAAAATCTCCTTAA
- a CDS encoding HAD family hydrolase: MKYGVDISHRFAIFDMDGTIIDSMPAWKNLWSDYLISKGVQPPKDLIESIRNMTLGESSQYFIERFGIKSTKEDVKSEFYKIMEKKYYVGFPPKPGIIEYVSELRSNGVLTCVVTATAEKLARACLKQNNMIGLFDFVISCEKVGKNKQFPDAYNLASYQFGSKPSETVVFEDAPYAATTAVKAGYYTIGVFDEYYMNCIDAMKSICNDYIYSFKRDINTNSSERIIDSL; the protein is encoded by the coding sequence ATGAAATACGGTGTAGATATTTCACACAGATTCGCAATTTTTGATATGGATGGCACGATAATTGATTCTATGCCAGCATGGAAAAATCTGTGGAGTGATTACCTAATTTCCAAGGGTGTTCAACCCCCTAAAGACCTGATAGAATCCATTAGGAATATGACACTTGGCGAATCATCACAATATTTCATTGAGAGATTCGGCATAAAAAGTACAAAAGAAGATGTAAAGTCTGAATTTTACAAGATTATGGAAAAAAAGTACTATGTTGGATTTCCACCAAAACCCGGCATAATTGAGTATGTAAGTGAACTTCGTTCAAATGGTGTTTTAACGTGCGTAGTCACAGCTACTGCAGAAAAACTAGCCCGTGCATGTTTAAAACAAAATAATATGATCGGATTATTCGATTTTGTGATAAGCTGCGAAAAGGTAGGCAAAAATAAACAATTCCCAGATGCATACAACTTAGCATCTTACCAATTTGGATCTAAACCATCAGAAACTGTGGTTTTTGAAGACGCTCCATATGCTGCAACTACTGCAGTAAAAGCTGGTTACTACACTATCGGAGTATTTGATGAGTATTATATGAATTGTATTGATGCTATGAAATCAATATGCAATGATTACATATACTCATTTAAAAGAGACATTAACACTAATAGTTCAGAGCGCATTATTGATAGTTTGTAA